In a genomic window of Clavelina lepadiformis chromosome 7, kaClaLepa1.1, whole genome shotgun sequence:
- the LOC143466211 gene encoding alkaline phosphatase, tissue-nonspecific isozyme-like: MATPFDGYVWNKAQFDAVDPQTTDHLMGLFSPYEMQYSLNRDKDKGGEPSLAEMTEKAIKILRKNDKGFFLLIESGMLDKAHHEGRAKFALEEFHELDKALAVARNLTDSDETIIIVSADHGHMFMFGANGFRGSNIFGLAPGQERPNEALDGKFYTTIVYGNGPGHAASGNNIRASRQTVETWVADSKWYRPQSAVPLKAETHSAEDVIVYGSGPMSHLLTGVHEQTHIARVVQYAACLGPDYVNELHCRENKQSKRHSNH; encoded by the exons ATGGCTACACCTTTTGATGG TTACGTTTGGAACAAAGCTCAGTTTGATGCGGTCGACCCACAAACCACAGACCACCTGATGGGGCTCTTCAGTCCATACGAGATGCAATATTCACTGAACAGGGACAAGGATAAGGGCGGGGAACCATCCTTGGCCGAGATGACTGAAAAG GCGATAAAAATCCTGAGGAAAAACGACAAAGGATTCTTCCTCCTGATTGAGAGCGGGATGTTGGACAAAGCTCATCACGAAGGAAGAGCAAAGTTCGCTCTAGAAGAGTTTCACGAATTGGATAAAGCATTGGCG GTCGCCCGAAATTTGACAGACTCTGACGAAACAATCATCATTGTGTCAGCTGACCACGGTCACATGTTCATGTTTGGCGCGAACGGCTTCAGAGGGAGCAATATTTTTG GTCTTGCTCCAGGACAAGAACGACCGAACGAGGCCTTGGACGGCAAATTTTACACGACAATAGTTTACGGAAACGGACCAGGGCACGCTGCTAGTGGCAATAACATCagagccagcagacagacggtAGAAACATGGGTTGCAG ATTCAAAGTGGTACAGACCCCAGAGCGCGGTCCCTCTGAAAGCTGAAACCCACAGCGCTGAAGACGTCATCGTTTATGGGTCCGGCCCCATGTCCCACCTTTTAACCGGGGTCCACGAGCAGACCCATATCGCACGGGTTGTACAGTACGCCGCTTGCCTGG GACCCGATTACGTAAACGAACTTCACTGCAGAGAGAATAAACAGAGCAAACGTCATTCAAATCACTAA
- the LOC143465814 gene encoding LOW QUALITY PROTEIN: putative ATP-dependent RNA helicase DDX23 (The sequence of the model RefSeq protein was modified relative to this genomic sequence to represent the inferred CDS: deleted 2 bases in 1 codon), which yields MGRSRSRSRDRDQKKSRSKRSRSRERKRSRSREREKKRDRRRSRSRERKRSRRSKSPESRKKNDEKVKVEEEEVEEEVSKKKTQPLSLEEMLFKKKAEEEAAAKPKFLTKEERAAAALARRQEQVNQQRKQFDELRKKQRDIFEEGKKQLEDPRDRDRREREERRRQRAAGELDETEKRTDKDAGKELEAIKDKYLGVVKRKKRVRRLNDRKFVFDWDAGDDTSVDYNPIYKDKHQVHLYGRGFIAGIDVKSQKKQQSEFYTELIENRRTVQEKEQEKKRQRGLLKKERKRLWDDRHWTKKDLSEMQERDWRIFREDYNITTKGGNIPEPVRKWKECPDLPSEILQTIERVGYKEPTPIQRQAIPIGFLNRDIIGVAETGSGKTAAFLIPLLSWITSLPKIERLEDADKGPYAIILAPTRELAQQIEEETIKFGKELGVRTVAVIGGLSREDQGFKLRMGCEIVIATPGRLIDVLENRYIVLSQCTYVVLDEADRMIDMGFEPDVQKILEHMPVTNQKPDSDSIEDKYIMKSNFLSKHKFRQTVMFTATMPVAVERLARTYLRRPAIVYIGSAGKPIERVVQIVNIVKENEKRKKLLEILERGITPPVIVFVNQKKGCDVLAKSLEKMGYNSTTLHGGKGQEHREVALSGLKSGNKDILVATDVAGRGIDIQDVSMVINFDMAKSIEDYTHRIGRTGRAGKTGTAITFLTQSDATVFYDLKQALIESPVSSCPPELDRHPEAQHKPGTILTKKRREETIFA from the exons ATGGGAAGATCAAGGTCTCGTTCCCGGGATAGGGACCAAAAGAAGTCAAGGTCCAAAAGGTCGAGGTCACGTGAAAGAAAAAGATCAAGATcgagagagagagagaagaAGCGAGATCGTCGACGATCCCGGTCAAGAGAGAGAAAGAG ATCCCGTCGTTCAAAATCACCCGAATCGAGAAAGAAGAATGACGaa aaagttaaagttgaagAAGAGGAAGTAGAGGAAGAAGTTTCTAAAAAGAAA ACTCAACCACTGAGTTTGGAAGAAATGCTCTTTAAGAAGAAAGCTGAAGAAGAGGCGGCAGCAAAG CCAAAATTTCTCACCAAAGAAGAAAGAGCTGCGGCTGCTCTGGCACGACGTCAAGAACAGGTCAACCAGCAGCGTAAGCAATTTGACGAACTTCGAAAGAAACAACGCgatatatttgaagaaggcAAAAAGCAATTAG AGGACCCAAGAGATCGTGATCGACGAGAGAGAGAGGAAAGGAGAAGACAGCGTGCAGCCGGAGAACTTGATGAAACTGAGAAAAGAACAGATAAAGACGCTGGCAAGGAACTCGAG GCAATAAAAGATAAATACTTGGGCGTGGTCAAAAGGAAGAAGAGGGTCCGACGTTTGAATGATCGCAAATTTGTCTTTGACTGGGACGCAGGCGATGACACATCGGTTGACTATAATCCAAT CTACAAAGATAAGCATCAGGTGCACTTGTACGGTCGTGGTTTCATTGCCGGCATCGATGTCAAATCACAGAAGAAACAACAATCCGAGTTTTACACGGAGCTCATCGAGAATCGAAGAACTGTTCAAGAGAAGGAGCAAGAAAA aaaacgTCAGCGTGGGTTGTTAAAGAAAGAAAGGAAGCGATTATGGGACGATCGACATTGGACTAAAAAAGATCTCAGTGAAATGCAGGAAAGAGACTGGAGAATTTTCAG GGAGGATTACAACATCACCACGAAGGGAGGGAATATTCCGGAACCTGTTCGAAAGTGGAAAGAATGCCCTGACTTGCCGTCAGAAATACTTCAGACAATAGAAAGAGTCGGATACAAG GAGCCCACACCCATACAGCGTCAAGCAATCCCAATAGGCTTTCTTAATCGTGACATCATAGGTGTTGCAGAAACCGGTTCCGGCAAAACCGCCGCTTTTCTAATTCCGCTGCTGTCGTGGATTACGTCACTTCCGAAAATTGAAAG ACTGGAAGACGCGGACAAAGGTCCATATGCGATCATCCTCGCTCCCACTCGTGAACTCGCCCAACAGATCGAAGAAGAGACGATAAAATTTGGCAAAGAGCTCGGAGTCAGGACAGTGGCTGTCATTGGAGGACTCTCCAGGGAGGACCAAGGATTTAAACTGAGGATGGGTTGTGAG ATCGTAATTGCGACTCCAGGACGATTGATTGACGTTTTAGAGAACCGTTACATCGTCTTAAGTCAGTGCACCTACGTCGTGCTGGATGAAGCAGATCGTATGATTGACatgggattcgaacccgatGTCCAAAAGATTCTAG AACACATGCCAGTGACCAATCAGAAGCCAGATAGCGATTCGATTGAAGACAAATATATCATGAAGTCTAACTTTCTCTCAAAACATAAATTTCGGCAG ACCGTCATGTTCACCGCTACCATGCCGGTCGCCGTTGAAAGACTGGCGCGCACATATCTTCGACGACCTGCCATCGTGTATATAGGGTCGGCTGGAAAACCGATTGAACGCGTTGTACAGATCGTGAACATCGTCAAAGAGAATGAAAAAAG GAAAAAACTTTTGGAGATTCTTGAAAGGGGGATTACCCCGCCTGTCATCGTATTTGTCAACCAGAAGAAAGGTTGCGACGTGCTGGCCAAGTCTTTGGAGAAGATGGga TACAACTCCACCACGCTGCACGGTGGGAAGGGTCAGGAGCACCGCGAGGTGGCGCTAAGTGGGCTGAAGAGCGGGAATAAAGACATACTTGTGGCAACTGATGTCGCTGGTCGTGGTATCGACATTCAGGATGTCTCCATGGTGATCAACTTTGACATGGCCAAATCTATTGaag ATTACACACATCGCATCGGACGTACCGGTCGTGCCGGTAAGACCGGTACCGCCATTACATTCTTGACACAGAGCGACGCAACCGTATTCTACGATTTGAAGCAAGCTTTGATTGAAAGCCCGGTCTCGAGTTGTCCTCCGGAACTTGACCGTCACCCGGAAGCCCAGCACAAGCCTGGAACCATCTTGACGAAGAAACGGAGAGAGGAGACCATCTTCGCCTGA
- the LOC143465828 gene encoding putative ATP-dependent RNA helicase DDX23: MGRSRSRSRDRDQKKSRSKRSRSRERKRSRSREREKKRDRRRSRSRERKRSRRSKSPESRKKNDELKSEVKVEEEEVEEEVSKKKTQPLSLEEMLFKKKAEEEAAAKPKFLTKEERAAAALARRQEQVNQQRKQFDELRKKQRDIFEEGKKQLEDPRDRDRREREERRRQRAAGELDETEKRTDKDAGKELEAIKDKYLGVVKRKKRVRRLNDRKFVFDWDAGDDTSVDYNPIYKDKHQVHLYGRGFIAGIDVKSQKKQQSEFYTELIENRRTVQEKEQEKKRQRGLLKKERKRLWDDRHWTKKDLSEMQERDWRIFREDYNITTKGGNIPEPVRKWKECPDLPSEILQTIERVGYKEPTPIQRQAIPIGFLNRDIIGVAETGSGKTAAFLIPLLSWITSLPKIERLEDADKGPYAIILAPTRELAQQIEEETIKFGKELGVRTVAVIGGLSREDQGFKLRMGCEIVIATPGRLIDVLENRYIVLSQCTYVVLDEADRMIDMGFEPDVQKILEHMPVTNQKPDSDSIEDKNIMKSNFLSKHKFRQTVMFTATMPVAVERLARTYLRRPAIVYIGSAGKPIERVVQIVNIVKENEKRKKLLEILERGITPPVIVFVNQKKGCDVLAKSLEKMGYNSTTLHGGKGQEHREVALSGLKSGNKDILVATDVAGRGIDIQDVSMVINFDMAKSIEDYTHRIGRTGRAGKTGTAITFLTQSDATVFYDLKQALIESPVSSCPPELDRHPEAQHKPGTILTKKRREETIFA; the protein is encoded by the exons ATGGGAAGATCAAGGTCTCGTTCCCGGGATAGGGACCAAAAGAAGTCAAGGTCCAAAAGGTCGAGGTCACGTGAAAGAAAAAGATCAAGATcgagagagagagagaagaAGCGAGATCGTCGACGATCCCGGTCAAGAGAGAGAAAGAG ATCCCGTCGTTCAAAATCACCCGAATCGAGAAAGAAGAATGACGAATTAAAGTCAGAAGTTAAAGTTGAAGAAGAGGAAGTAGAGGAAGAAGTTTCTAAAAAGAAA ACTCAACCACTGAGTTTGGAAGAAATGCTCTTTAAGAAGAAAGCTGAAGAAGAGGCGGCAGCAAAG CCAAAATTTCTCACCAAAGAAGAAAGAGCAGCGGCTGCCCTGGCGCGACGTCAAGAACAGGTCAACCAGCAGCGTAAGCAATTTGACGAACTTCGAAAGAAACAACGCgatatatttgaagaaggcAAAAAGCAATTAG AGGACCCAAGAGATCGTGATCGACGAGAGAGAGAGGAAAGGAGAAGGCAGCGTGCAGCCGGAGAACTTGATGAAACTGAGAAAAGAACAGATAAAGACGCTGGCAAGGAACTGGAG GCAATAAAAGATAAATACTTGGGCGTGGTCAAAAGGAAGAAGAGGGTCCGACGTTTGAATGATCGCAAATTTGTCTTTGACTGGGACGCAGGCGATGACACATCGGTTGACTATAATCCAAT CTACAAAGATAAGCATCAGGTGCACTTGTACGGTCGTGGTTTCATTGCCGGCATCGATGTCAAATCACAGAAGAAACAACAATCGGAGTTTTACACGGAGCTCATCGAGAATCGAAGAACTGTTCAAGAGAAGGAGCAAGAAAA aaaacgTCAGCGTGGGTTGTTAAAGAAAGAAAGGAAGCGATTATGGGACGATCGACATTGGACTAAAAAAGATCTCAGTGAAATGCAGGAAAGAGACTGGAGAATTTTCAG GGAGGATTACAACATCACCACGAAGGGAGGGAATATTCCGGAACCTGTTCGAAAGTGGAAAGAATGTCCTGACTTGCCGTCAGAAATACTTCAGACTATAGAAAGAGTCGGATACAAG GAACCCACACCCATACAGCGTCAAGCAATCCCAATTGGCTTTCTTAATCGTGACATCATAGGTGTTGCAGAAACCGGTTCCGGCAAAACCGCCGCTTTTCTAATTCCGCTGCTGTCGTGGATTACGTCACTTCCGAAAATTGAAAG ACTGGAAGACGCGGACAAAGGTCCATATGCGATCATCCTCGCTCCCACTCGTGAACTCGCCCAACAGATCGAAGAAGAGACGATAAAATTTGGCAAAGAGCTCGGAGTCAGGACAGTGGCTGTCATTGGAGGACTCTCCAGGGAGGACCAAGGATTTAAACTGAGGATGGGTTGTGAG ATCGTAATTGCGACTCCAGGACGATTGATTGACGTTTTAGAGAACCGTTACATCGTCTTAAGTCAGTGCACATACGTCGTGCTGGATGAAGCGGATCGTATGATTGACatgggattcgaacccgatGTCCAAAAGATTCTAG AACACATGCCAGTGACCAATCAGAAGCCAGATAGCGATTCGATTGAAGACAAAAATATCATGAAGTCCAACTTTCTCTCAAAACATAAATTTCGGCAG ACCGTCATGTTCACCGCCACCATGCCGGTGGCCGTTGAAAGACTGGCGCGCACATATCTTCGACGACCTGCCATCGTGTACATAGGGTCGGCCGGAAAACCGATTGAACGCGTTGTACAGATCGTGAACATCGTCAAAGAGAATGAAAAAAG GAAAAAACTTTTGGAGATTCTTGAAAGGGGGATTACCCCGCCTGTCATCGTATTTGTCAACCAGAAGAAAGGTTGCGACGTGCTGGCCAAGTCTTTGGAGAAGATGGGG TACAACTCCACCACGCTGCACGGTGGGAAGGGTCAGGAGCACCGCGAGGTGGCGCTAAGTGGGCTGAAGAGCGGGAATAAAGACATACTTGTGGCAACTGATGTCGCTGGTCGTGGTATCGACATTCAGGATGTCTCCATGGTGATCAACTTTGACATGGCCAAATCTATTGaag ATTACACACATCGCATCGGACGTACCGGTCGTGCCGGTAAGACCGGTACCGCCATTACATTCTTGACACAGAGCGACGCAACCGTATTCTACGATTTGAAGCAAGCTTTGATTGAAAGCCCGGTCTCGAGTTGTCCTCCGGAACTTGACCGTCACCCGGAAGCCCAGCACAAGCCTGGAACCATCTTGACGAAGAAACGGAGAGAGGAGACCATCTTCGCCTGA
- the LOC143465829 gene encoding zinc transporter ZIP6-like isoform X1: MFAGSTFVHSIGTKLSHRLNGNQVSKWFFFVLSVQLLLSTVSAQDTTVGPVGERSTSTPTTEPVKVNTDNNDELSVKCESGSCFIRTKSSEENILVGVDYTKKIFEQYLDEDGNFTVSSLKNFMENIGSLKVNGHEDHDHGEHEDHDHGEHEDHDHGEHEDHDEPHDHEEAHSHAYKSDDHKKELDFSYFDWLFMDYEDEDKKMDYPDEDKKMCLQTPEDVLYEFYPKTNADEVRITLSDFSAILPRIIFDLQSPECTSGSDEEEHHESEAPKNNRGEVWAITLGSVAIISALSVIGIIIVPLMSKSKFFNRFLSLLVSLAVGTLVGDALLHLLPHAMGGHDHGAHDHGSESDEKDKIMKNLVAVLGIYIFFVFESGMGLLRKYRRNKRKEQESKEKNFPSPRSDDCLIVHEHESVDPLLVDSKIKSPNQVDTFVVESPHDSGLSLSNGAVLKFPNASEQIEVKLQSSNGTRTPPFPLDLDVCENGRASEASTDSPSSCQQHHAIETAHVLVRHHHHQDHHHHHPDLSKAQGVKDLAWMIIMGDGLHNFSDGLAIGAAFSSSIAAGLSTSLAIFCHELPHELGDFAILIDAGMSIKKALLYNGMCACLAFVGAIIGLVIGEYSVTVKLWILAITAGGFLYVGLVDMLSQMLQHCAEEDGLSRFIFQNVGFLGGVAIMLLIALYEDSFVSIFAGV, encoded by the exons ATGTTCG CTGGATCTACTTTTGTTCACAGTATTGGAACAAAATTATCTCACAG GTTAAATGGAAATCAAGTTTCGAAATggttcttttttgttttgtctgttCAACTTTTGCTATCGACGGTTTCTGCTCAAG ATACCACGGTGGGGCCGGTTGGTGAAAGGAGTACAAGCACACCCACAACTGAGCCTGTGAAAGTAAATACAGATAACAATGATGAACTCAGTGTAAAATGTGAAAGTGGGTCTTGTTTTATACGAACGAAGTCTTCAGAAGAG AATATTTTGGTTGGTGTCGATTACACAAAGAAGATTTTTGAACAATATCTTGATGAAGATGGAAACTTTACTGTGTCCAGCCTTAAAAACTTCATGGAAAACATTGGATCTCTTAAAGTGAATGGTCATGAAGATCATGATCATGGTGAACATGAAGATCATGATCATGGTGAACATGAAGATCACGATCATGGTGAACATGAAGATCACGATGAACCTCATGACCATGAAGAAGCTCATAGTCATGCTTATAAATCAGATGATCATAAAAAAGAACTTGACTTCAGTTACTTCGATTGGCTCTTCATGGACTACGAAGATGAAGATAAAAAGATGGACTACCCAGATGAAGATAAAAAGATG TGCCTTCAAACACCTGAAGATGTCTTGTACGAGTTTTATCCGAAGACTAATGCAGACGAGGTCAGAATAACTCTGTCGGACTTTTCTGCAATATTACCGCGCATCATCTTCGACTTACAATCTCCAGAATGCACCTCTGGATCAG ATGAAGAAGAACATCATGAGAGTGAAGCTCCCAAGAACAATCGTGGAGAAG TGTGGGCCATTACTTTGGGATCGGTGGCAATTATCAGCGCGCTCAGCGTGATCGGAATCATCATCGTCCCACTGATGAGCAAATCGAAGTTCTTCAACCGTTTCCTGTCTCTCCTCGTCTCTCTTGCTGTCGGGACCCTGGTGGGAGATGCTTTGCTTCACTTGCTTCCTCAC GCGATGGGTGGACACGACCACGGCGCTCATGACCATGGCAGCGAATCAGACGAGAAAGACAAAATCATGAAGAATCTTGTGGCAGTCCTGGGAATATATATATTCTTCGTGTTCGAAAGTGGAATGGGTCTGCTGAGGAAATACCGACGAAATAAG CGCAAAGAACAAgagtcaaaagaaaaaaattttccttcTCCCAGAAGCGACGATTGCTTGATAGTGCACGAGCATGAGTCAGTCG ATCCTTTGCTGGTAGATTCGAAGATAAAGTCACCAAACCAAGTCGACACATTCGTGGTGGAGTCGCCACACGACAGCGGACTATCACTATCG aacGGCGCTGTGTTAAAATTTCCCAACGCAAGTGAACAGATAGAAGTCAAACTACAGTCAAGCAATG GGACCCGCACACCGCCATTTCCGCTTGATTTGGACGTTTGTGAGAACGGACGCGCAAGCGAAGCCTCTACAG ATTCGCCGTCGTCATGCCAACAGCATCACGCAATTGAGACAGCCCACGTGTTGGTgcgtcatcatcatcatcaagaTCACCACCACCACCATCCCGACCTCTCTAAAGCTCAAGGAGTCAAGGACCTGGCTTGGATGATAATTATGGGAGATGGACTTCACAACTTCAGCGATGGACTCGCCATAG GAGCCGCCTTCAGTAGCAGCATCGCAGCCGGACTGAGCACGTCACTGGcaatattttgtcatgaacTTCCTCATGAACTTGGGGATTTTGCCATCCTCATTGATGCCGGTATGTCAATCAAGAAAGCTCTCCTTTATAACGGAATGTGCGCTTGTCTCGCTTTTGTCGGAGCCATCATTG GTCTTGTCATCGGAGAATACTCGGTGACAGTGAAGCTCTGGATTCTTGCCATAACCGCTGGCGGCTTCCTGTACGTGGGCCTGGTCGACATG TTATCTCAGATGCTCCAGCATTGTGCTGAGGAGGACGGTTTGAGCCGTTTTATCTTCCAGAACGTCGGATTTCTCGGCGGAGTTGCCATCATGCTCCTCATCGCTCTCTACGAGGATTCCTTCGTGAGCATATTCGCCGGCGTCTGA
- the LOC143465829 gene encoding zinc transporter ZIP6-like isoform X2, producing the protein MENIGSLKVNGHEDHDHGEHEDHDHGEHEDHDHGEHEDHDEPHDHEEAHSHAYKSDDHKKELDFSYFDWLFMDYEDEDKKMDYPDEDKKMCLQTPEDVLYEFYPKTNADEVRITLSDFSAILPRIIFDLQSPECTSGSDEEEHHESEAPKNNRGEVWAITLGSVAIISALSVIGIIIVPLMSKSKFFNRFLSLLVSLAVGTLVGDALLHLLPHAMGGHDHGAHDHGSESDEKDKIMKNLVAVLGIYIFFVFESGMGLLRKYRRNKRKEQESKEKNFPSPRSDDCLIVHEHESVDPLLVDSKIKSPNQVDTFVVESPHDSGLSLSNGAVLKFPNASEQIEVKLQSSNGTRTPPFPLDLDVCENGRASEASTDSPSSCQQHHAIETAHVLVRHHHHQDHHHHHPDLSKAQGVKDLAWMIIMGDGLHNFSDGLAIGAAFSSSIAAGLSTSLAIFCHELPHELGDFAILIDAGMSIKKALLYNGMCACLAFVGAIIGLVIGEYSVTVKLWILAITAGGFLYVGLVDMLSQMLQHCAEEDGLSRFIFQNVGFLGGVAIMLLIALYEDSFVSIFAGV; encoded by the exons ATGGAAAACATTGGATCTCTTAAAGTGAATGGTCATGAAGATCATGATCATGGTGAACATGAAGATCATGATCATGGTGAACATGAAGATCACGATCATGGTGAACATGAAGATCACGATGAACCTCATGACCATGAAGAAGCTCATAGTCATGCTTATAAATCAGATGATCATAAAAAAGAACTTGACTTCAGTTACTTCGATTGGCTCTTCATGGACTACGAAGATGAAGATAAAAAGATGGACTACCCAGATGAAGATAAAAAGATG TGCCTTCAAACACCTGAAGATGTCTTGTACGAGTTTTATCCGAAGACTAATGCAGACGAGGTCAGAATAACTCTGTCGGACTTTTCTGCAATATTACCGCGCATCATCTTCGACTTACAATCTCCAGAATGCACCTCTGGATCAG ATGAAGAAGAACATCATGAGAGTGAAGCTCCCAAGAACAATCGTGGAGAAG TGTGGGCCATTACTTTGGGATCGGTGGCAATTATCAGCGCGCTCAGCGTGATCGGAATCATCATCGTCCCACTGATGAGCAAATCGAAGTTCTTCAACCGTTTCCTGTCTCTCCTCGTCTCTCTTGCTGTCGGGACCCTGGTGGGAGATGCTTTGCTTCACTTGCTTCCTCAC GCGATGGGTGGACACGACCACGGCGCTCATGACCATGGCAGCGAATCAGACGAGAAAGACAAAATCATGAAGAATCTTGTGGCAGTCCTGGGAATATATATATTCTTCGTGTTCGAAAGTGGAATGGGTCTGCTGAGGAAATACCGACGAAATAAG CGCAAAGAACAAgagtcaaaagaaaaaaattttccttcTCCCAGAAGCGACGATTGCTTGATAGTGCACGAGCATGAGTCAGTCG ATCCTTTGCTGGTAGATTCGAAGATAAAGTCACCAAACCAAGTCGACACATTCGTGGTGGAGTCGCCACACGACAGCGGACTATCACTATCG aacGGCGCTGTGTTAAAATTTCCCAACGCAAGTGAACAGATAGAAGTCAAACTACAGTCAAGCAATG GGACCCGCACACCGCCATTTCCGCTTGATTTGGACGTTTGTGAGAACGGACGCGCAAGCGAAGCCTCTACAG ATTCGCCGTCGTCATGCCAACAGCATCACGCAATTGAGACAGCCCACGTGTTGGTgcgtcatcatcatcatcaagaTCACCACCACCACCATCCCGACCTCTCTAAAGCTCAAGGAGTCAAGGACCTGGCTTGGATGATAATTATGGGAGATGGACTTCACAACTTCAGCGATGGACTCGCCATAG GAGCCGCCTTCAGTAGCAGCATCGCAGCCGGACTGAGCACGTCACTGGcaatattttgtcatgaacTTCCTCATGAACTTGGGGATTTTGCCATCCTCATTGATGCCGGTATGTCAATCAAGAAAGCTCTCCTTTATAACGGAATGTGCGCTTGTCTCGCTTTTGTCGGAGCCATCATTG GTCTTGTCATCGGAGAATACTCGGTGACAGTGAAGCTCTGGATTCTTGCCATAACCGCTGGCGGCTTCCTGTACGTGGGCCTGGTCGACATG TTATCTCAGATGCTCCAGCATTGTGCTGAGGAGGACGGTTTGAGCCGTTTTATCTTCCAGAACGTCGGATTTCTCGGCGGAGTTGCCATCATGCTCCTCATCGCTCTCTACGAGGATTCCTTCGTGAGCATATTCGCCGGCGTCTGA